NNNNNNNNNNNNNNNNNNNNNNNNNNNNNNNNNNNNNNNNNNNNNNNNNNNNNNNNNNNNNNNNNNNNNNNNNNNNNNNNNNNNNNNNNNNNNNNNNNNNNNNNNNNNNNNNNNNNNNNNNNNNNNNNNNNNNNNNNNNNNNNNNNNNNNNNNNNNNNNNNNNNNNNNNNNNNNNNNNNNNNNNNNNNNNNNNNNNNNNNNNNNNNNNNNNNNNNNNNNNNNNNNNNNNNNNNNNNNNNNNNNNNNNNNNNNNNNNNNNNNNNNNNNNNNNNNNNNNNNNNNNNNNNNNNNNNNNNNNNNNNNNNNNNNNNNNNNNNNNNNNNNNNNNNNNNNNNNNNNNNNNNNNNNNNNNNNNNNNNNNNNNNNNNNNNNNNNNNNNNNNNNNNNNNNNNNNNNNNNNNNNNNNNNNNNNNNNNNNNNNNNNNNNNNNNNNNNNNNNNNNNNNNNNNNNNNNNNNNNNNNNNNNNNNNNNNNNNNNNNNNNNNNNNNNNNNNNNNNNNNNNNNNNNNNNNNNNNNNNNNNNNNNNNNNNNNNNNNNNNNNNNNNNNNNNNNNNNNNNNNNNNNNNNNNNNNNNNNNNNNNNNNNNNNNNNNNNNNNNNNNNNNNNNNNNNNNNNNNNNNNNNNNNNNNNNNNNNNNNNNNNNNNNNNNNNNNNNNNNNNNNNNNNNNNNNNNNNNNNNNNNNNNNNNNNNNNNNNNNNNNNNNNNNNNNNNNNNNNNNNNNNNNNNNNNNNNNNNNNNNNNNNNNNNNNNNNNNNNNNNNNNNNNNNNNNNNNNNNNNNNNNNNNNNNNNNNNNNNNNNNNNNNNNNNNNNNNNNNNNNNNNNNNNNNNNNNNNNNNNNNNNNNNNNNNNNNNNNNNNNNNNNNNNNNNNNNNNNNNNNNNNNNNNNNNNNNNNNNNNNNNNNNNNNNNNNNNNNNNNNNNNNNNNNNNNNNNNNNNNNNNNNNNNNNNNNNNNNNNNNNNNNNNNNNNNNNNNNNNNNNNNNNNNNNNNNNNNNNNNNNNNNNNNNNNNNNNNNNNNNNNNNNNNNNNNNNNNNNNNNNNNNNNNNNNNNNNNNNNNNNNNNNNNNNNNNNNNNNNNNNNNNNNNNNNNNNNNNNNNNNNNNNNNNNNNNNNNNNNNNNNNNNNNNNNNNNNNNNNNNNNNNNNNNNNNNNNNNNNNNNNNNNNNNNNNNNNNNNNNNNNNNNNNNNNNNNNNNNNNNNNNNNNNNNNNNNNNNNNNNNNNNNNNNNNNNNNNNNNNNNNNNNNNNNNNNNNNNNNNNNNNNNNNNNNNNNNNNNNNNNNNNNNNNNNNNNNNNNNNNNNNNNNNNNNNNNNNNNNNNNNNNNNNNNNNNNNNNNNNNNNNNNNNNNNNNNNNNNNNNNNNNNNNNNNNNNNNNNACTCCTCATTTAACCTCATAATGACTCTATTAGCCTACTCTCAATCCCCAAATTTACTAGGATAAGTAAACTAATTCACCCACTTGCACATATCTATCAACAGTTCTTAATGCTATTAGAAATTCATTTCATCGTTAACTTTAACTAAACTAGGCTCCTTTGGGTATGTTCGGAATTTCTAAAACGCATCAAacacacttttgtaaattattcACACATTCAAAATCGTTTTGTGCCCGTTCCAGTAATTAAACCAGAGATTCCATAAATTTACTATCATTGAGCCCAACGGAACATTTTACCGCAGTACTGTAACTATTGAGATCCAATAGACAAGTTGGAAAACATCAATcggagaaaaaggaaaatcgTGAAAGGTGAAAAAGAGATGTAACATCTCAGATGTTCACATATTATTATAGTAATTCACACGCATCCTCTGTCTCTCTGACTCTGAAGTGTATGAGATATATTTCCCCTTGCAGTAAATAAAAATCTATGGCTTTgttgggaagaagaaaaagtcagaGTGAACTCGTAATCTTTGTCGGGGCAGAGTGTGTGTAATAGTAGGCTTTGGATATTGTGTTACGTGTAATACTACTAATAGTTTAcaatatcaaaagaaagaaaagtactttatatataattagtatgAATTACAATCATGCTTAGTACTAAATCACGTTTTTGAGGTTTTGgtataaatgataaagaaagaTCGACAATTTTAAGGATAAAGCCATAGATAGAGTGTGATCTGAGAATATTTAAGGAAAAGAagacagaaacagagagagacgaCTCGAGGAGAGTAGAGACACAACTGTAGACTCAAGTCACACaaagagacaacaaaaaaacatcactACTACAgcctcagaagaagaagaagaagaagaaaagaaaatcttcTACAGTTGAAAAGGgtctgagagaaagagagacagaggcACAGAGCCAAAgtaagagagatggagagagaatGCGAACAAGGAGAGATGGAGCCAAAGCTTAGACGAAGTTTTACGGGCTTTACTAGTAGGAGAGCTGGTCCTTCTACTCCTCCACCCACGTGGCGGCTCGAGTTTTCCCCGCCGCCGCCGCGAGTCGGCGAGACCAAGGAGTTTTTGGCGAATCCGGAGGTTTCCGTCAGGAAACTGTGCGCCGATTTGTGGGAAACTGAACAATTCCGACAAAGAATTGGGTTGCGACGGTGTCGACGACGGGATTCAGATGCGGAATCACCTTCCGGTAGACCACTTCACGATCACCAGGTGAACAATTCGGGTTTATGTAGGGTTTTAGTCTGGTCTTAGGTCGTAAAGTTGTGATCTTTATGGTGAGTCTAGATTATATCTAACTGCTAAATTCTCATTTCCTCTCAAAGTGTTGTTCTTTATGAGGAAAAAATATCGACTTTGCCAAATTTCACCGGACAAATCTCATAGTCGTTAAGTTGTTTTCCCTTGGCTTGAAACGTTATGTGTGGAAGAAAGGAACCTTTTTTTATAGACTGAGTTTTTGAATTGCAGCCACCGAGCAGAGGTAGCCTGAGGAGGCAAATTGTAGCAACTGATGATCATAGAGTGGTCCGTAGAAATGGCCATCTGTTGCAACCAACCTCTCCTGCAagttgcagcagcagcagttcattggaggtaaaaaaaaaatcaatgcttTTGCTCTTTTGTTCACTCTAAATGTAATTGAGGAAATGACTTTTTCTGCAATCTTCTTGTGTTTTTGAGCTGGATTTGTGTGTCTTGGCTTTAATGTATTTTGTAGGTTGTGGTGCCTAAACCAGCGTTTAGTCAGACTGGTTCTTCGGTGGTTAAGTCTGCGAACTATGGTTTGGGTTCCTCTACAAAGCTTCTCAAGGTGCTAAACCGGATATGGAGTCTCGAGGAACAGAATACTGCTAATATGTCTTTGGTTAGAGCTCTAAAGATGGAGTTGGATGAATGTAGAGCCGAGATTAAGGAGGTAAAACAACGAGAAAACCAAAGTGATAGGCGAGGGAGgaagaaaatggaagaagaagaagaagaagaggtcaaaGATGTGTTTCGATCGATGAAGAAAGACTTGGATGATGAGAGAAAATTCAGAAAGCAGTCAGAGACTTTGCATCGGAAGCTAACACGAGAGCTTTGTGAAGCGAAACATTGTTTATCAAAAGCATTGAAAGAtcttgagaaagagagacaggAGCGTGTTCTTGTGGAAAATCTCTGCGATGAGTTTGCAAAAGCAGTTAAAGACTATGAAGATAAGGTGAGAAGGATTGGGAACAAGTCACCGGTGACTGATAAAGTAATTGTGCAGATTGCAGAAGTGTGGAATGACCAGAGATTACAAATGAAGCTAGAGGAAGATGATAAAGACGTTG
The Camelina sativa cultivar DH55 chromosome 6, Cs, whole genome shotgun sequence genome window above contains:
- the LOC104793596 gene encoding uncharacterized protein At5g41620-like isoform X2; its protein translation is MERECEQGEMEPKLRRSFTGFTSRRAGPSTPPPTWRLEFSPPPPRVGETKEFLANPEVSVRKLCADLWETEQFRQRIGLRRCRRRDSDAESPSGRPLHDHQPPSRGSLRRQIVATDDHRVVRRNGHLLQPTSPASCSSSSSLEVVVPKPAFSQTGSSVVKSANYGLGSSTKLLKVLNRIWSLEEQNTANMSLVRALKMELDECRAEIKEVKQRENQSDRRGRKKMEEEEEEEVKDVFRSMKKDLDDERKFRKQSETLHRKLTRELCEAKHCLSKALKDLEKERQERVLVENLCDEFAKAVKDYEDKVRRIGNKSPVTDKVIVQIAEVWNDQRLQMKLEEDDKDVETYMRTRRDNKLQLKKSSSRLLNLSMSSEGDKIHPESSASNVDDHESRREKSRTFSKILQRNVNAAMREDNHRTLKDKLMEARVESRRLRSNFKSELSPSDPVQA